The following is a genomic window from Liolophura sinensis isolate JHLJ2023 chromosome 10, CUHK_Ljap_v2, whole genome shotgun sequence.
CTGACGCCCCATAGTTAACTGTGGCTATAGATTCAGGAGATTTACTGTTGTGCTCTACTTCGAAAGCTCATTACATCTAACTCGTGATAAAGGAGCAAAGTTAAGGCCATAATTTCAAACTAATTGGTTGATATTCCTTTTTCAGCCCAATGCTCTGCTCTTTAAGCTTAGATTTGCCCATGCCTTTGTTGTTCTGCCTCAGGAATGCGATCGGTATAGGAGATGTCAGTATGTTCtaaatcaatcagttaatcaataACTAAAGTTATTAATCAACACAGGTCATTTGTCTACCACACAATcaataaaagtgttattttcaCGTCTGAAGAAAACCTGTTCATGAAATCCTTTAATTGCGTGTAACGTTCACCTGTGGCCCACCGCGGCTGATCATTTAAGAGACAAAATATTAAGCTTTTCATCTGGTGGGAAAATTAGGCgtgcaaagaaaaaaacaaaaaaaatgggGAATGTATCGATCTTTAAAGACTTATTACACGCAATTTACCAGCCGTCTGCAAGCTAAACGTTTGGGTGGGTGGACAGCTATACGtatgtaaatcagtttttgtgAGTGATCTTTTTTTCAAAGAAGGGTAAGAAAATGTGTCACCTTACTTTACCTGACAACATGCACTGGAGTTAATATCAGAGTAGAGTTTCATTAACTGTGAGAGGGTTTTACACCATAACACACATAACTTTCCAGACAAAACCCCCGAAACCATTATGGAAGATGAAGCCGACCCAGACGCCCTCCAAATTCCCATTTGTTAATTTAGGTAAAGAACTACGACAGAGCGTCCCAAGGCTTATTCCTGCTTGGTAAGCATTATGTTGGCACAGGATATGAATCTACCGTCATATCTCTGATTCTACTAATAATTGATGTTTTTACTCGGAGAAGGCAGCTAGAAACAGTCCGTAGCAGTATGATTtcatcaaggtacatgtattgttttccgAATTTTTCCCCGGCGTTTCCAAACTTCTGTTCAGTAGAATCGCAGGCTTTGTACAGCATTATACGCTACCGTACATCGTCATTGTGCCAATTATCAGTTACCTCCAGATGACCGTGGGTTTTCCTcgtgctctgtccggtttcctaccaacataatgttggccgccgtcgtgtgaatgaaatgaatgacaataaatttctgtgaaattaaCTTGCAGTAATGAGCTTATTTCGTACATGGACAAGATGAAGTATTACTAAGCCTTCGACCCTGTTTATGGCTGTTTATTACCACAGTAGTTATTACCGATAAGCATATCCATGTGCACGTTTAACACATAATGGCTGTAGTCATACCAAAAAGATAGACCATGCTTAAATATAAGGAAAACTATGTGAAAACTAACACGAAGAGTTTACCTCAGCCAGACTTAGCATGTAAACGGTATTGTCATTTCGTCATCATTTTGTGCTAGATTTCGTGATTTAGATAAAACTAGGACAACTTATTTCACATTACAGTATCTGTCTTTTATATGCATTGTCATGCTCAAAACTCTTCTTGAGTTAAATTTGTAGTCATCAACAGAAAACATGCCAAGAGCTTCGCAGATAACACGACAGAGAAAGAATGTCTGCCAAGGAATTACAGAAAAACACGCCGAGCTACTTCAGTAATCCGCACAAGACTCCGTACGTGTACCGAACAATTCCGGATGCGGTGCAGAACTGGGCAGATCTTCGTCCTAACACGGCTGCTGTCGTTGTCAGAGATTTGGGGAAACCGAGGCAACTTCTCACATTTCAACAGTTAGCACGAGATGCCAGAGTATTCGCGGAGAGCTTGGTGCGTGTGGGTCTTAGACCTGGTGAAAATGTGGCCCTTTACGTACGGAACAGCGCGGAATGGATGGTGGGATTTTGTGGGGTTGTAATGGCGGGGGGAGTCGCTGTTACGGCCATGTCATACCATCCGGGCACTTGTGTCCGGGCAGCGACAGAGGTGAATTGTAGGTTCATCATCCTGGACATCCGCGAGGCACAGAGGCTCCAAGATCCTCACTTGCTGGATGATGACATTCAGGCGCAGTGCAATACCCATAACTTTGACACCAAGGCAATCATTTTAGTGCAGAATTCACCGAAATCACGGCGTTTTATGGGTTTTAGTGACTTGGTTAAAAGAACAGACGACACAGCGGGTCAAGTGACACTGCCTCTCCTCGATCCGGATGGCATCTGCCTGATGTTCCCCACGTCTGGGACAACTGGGAAGAGCAAATATATGCTTCATTCTCATTTTGCCATCATCAACGGTTCCAAGGCGGTTGCTGATAGGGTAGGTTTGAGCCCGGGGGATGTGTTCTTCACGGATAGAGCTATGGGATATTCTGGTGGGTTTCCCAGTTATGTGTTCTCAGTTGGGATAACAATGCTGTTTGTGCAAACCATGCCAATACCTTCAACGGAAAGTGTAGAGTTTCTGATGTCAGCGCTCAAAGAGGAACAGGCAACAagtggtttcttcccaccatatcTGCTGTTCGACCTGGCCAGGTTGGATAGTCGAAGCGATGAGAAGTGTTCAAAACTTCGGAAAGTGATGCTAGGAGGCCAAGTGCTACAGCGACAGATGTTTGAGACGTTGCATCGTTTTGCAGAAAAACCTGTTTGCATTTACGGTATGTCTGAACTTTTCGGGTATTTCACCACTAAGCCTGGCGAGAACATCCTGCCTAAGGAAGAACTTACATATTTGCCTTGTGAAGGGATACAAGTGAAGATTGTCGATGACTCTGACAACGTGGTTCATGTGGGTACAGAGGGAGAAATCTGTATAAGAAGTTTCTCTTTGTCAAGAGAGTATTTCGGCAAGGATATATCGCCACTGTTGGACTCGAAAGGATGGTACCACACAGGTGATATGGGAAGATTGACAAAATGCGGCCACCTAACGATTAGTGGTAGAAGAAAGGAGATTATCAAAAGAGGTACTTTCATAGTTTATCCAGCAGCCGTGGAAAATCCTCTTCGTGATCACCCAGATGTAGAGGAAGTGTATGCAGTGGGCGTCCCTGATGTGAGATTGCTGGAGGAGGTATGTGTTTGTATCCTCCCCAAACAAGGCTCAGAACTGACAGTGGAATGTATCCGGTGCTTTGCCGAGCAGGTTTTCCAGCCCGCTCTTTCTCCAGACAAGCGTGGTTTAATGCCAGGGTATTTTTTCATCATGGATGACATTCCACGTTTAATAACTGCGAAAGTAAACAGGCGAGAGCTTAAGCAGAGGTGCGTTGAGCTATTAAAATCACGTAGTGGAAGGGAACATGTGGCATGATTGTTTAATTAGCATGTTACGTCGTGGAAGTAAATAATTCACAGAGCATTCTTATGCGAGTAAAGTGGCAAGTGTGGTTGGGGACTTAAATATTTTGGTTTGGACCCACGTAGCTATAACAATGCTGAGAGTAGACGTATATTGTTGTCATAGTAAGAAGAATTCGAAATTATTTTACTCTAAGGGTGTTCCCGTGATTAAACACGGTAATTCTGAAGTGAATAGCAGATacctgtcagtttttttttcaaacattgccCAGCATTGCTAATTTGAGAAAGTCAAGGTACAAAGGACTGTTGAGAATTTtgaattacttttttttataaattatgaaagagatatatgttttgtgaattttaataaaaacagtGCACTAAGCCTTGCCTGTGTTAAGAGTATTTGACAATTGAAAATGAGGCTTGTTCGTGAGGACGTCAAAGAACGTGCAGAGACTGTCCGATCAATCATCAGTTTGCTACAGGGTCGTGCAGATCAGAGGGTCCACACGGGGGAAACACAGTTCATGAATATTTATCAGTGACATCTCATTCGGTCCACGCAACTGGTGACCTCAGGATGACCTAGCCTATAAAGGTCACACTAGGGCAGTTCAGTTGGACAGATTCATTGCGTCAGCCAGAAGGCAATGTTGAATTATTCATAACGAAGTGTTTTCGGGGAAGACACAATGCCCTGAGATATAAACGAGTGTTTTTAGAGGGTTTTGACGGATGAGTTGCTTACAGCGTAAATCGCATCAGTCTGGGTCATCAGTTACAGGAATAAAGATCAGAGATCAACGTGA
Proteins encoded in this region:
- the LOC135477089 gene encoding 3-[(3aS,4S,7aS)-7a-methyl-1,5-dioxo-octahydro-1H-inden-4-yl]propanoyl:CoA ligase-like — its product is MSAKELQKNTPSYFSNPHKTPYVYRTIPDAVQNWADLRPNTAAVVVRDLGKPRQLLTFQQLARDARVFAESLVRVGLRPGENVALYVRNSAEWMVGFCGVVMAGGVAVTAMSYHPGTCVRAATEVNCRFIILDIREAQRLQDPHLLDDDIQAQCNTHNFDTKAIILVQNSPKSRRFMGFSDLVKRTDDTAGQVTLPLLDPDGICLMFPTSGTTGKSKYMLHSHFAIINGSKAVADRVGLSPGDVFFTDRAMGYSGGFPSYVFSVGITMLFVQTMPIPSTESVEFLMSALKEEQATSGFFPPYLLFDLARLDSRSDEKCSKLRKVMLGGQVLQRQMFETLHRFAEKPVCIYGMSELFGYFTTKPGENILPKEELTYLPCEGIQVKIVDDSDNVVHVGTEGEICIRSFSLSREYFGKDISPLLDSKGWYHTGDMGRLTKCGHLTISGRRKEIIKRGTFIVYPAAVENPLRDHPDVEEVYAVGVPDVRLLEEVCVCILPKQGSELTVECIRCFAEQVFQPALSPDKRGLMPGYFFIMDDIPRLITAKVNRRELKQRCVELLKSRSGREHVA